GAGATCACCATCTCGCTTTGAATCACCGCGAGTTTGCTCTCCCGGCTGCCAACACAAAATTTTTCCGGTGCTGCCATAGTTATTCGTCCTCCTGTAAAATCGTCGAGTGCTTTTTCTATCGCCTGCCTGGCGCGTTTTGCCCTGCCGTGGTCCCTGCCTCCCGCATTGACCCCCGCCACCAGCGTATCTCTTTTGACAATGCCGGGAAAATGAAAATCACATTTCGTCCGGTCGCTGATGACATTTACCAATATGCCCAGGCATTTGCATACACTGTAAATGTCTTCGTTCAGCCCCTCGTCATCCGTGCCGGCAATCACAATATCGGCCCCGTATAGATCCTCTCTCTCATACTTCTTCTCACATATTTTTATCCGTCCTTCTTTTGCCAGTGTCAGCACACGCTCATCAAAACGGGGTGCAACCACGACAATGTTCCGTGTGAATTCCGACAGTGTCCCGATCCTGCGCGACGCGATCTTTCCTGCACCGATCACTACGATCTTTTTCTCTGACAAATCCACAAAAAGCGGAAAATACGCCTGTCCATTACTCTTCATACAGCTTTTCCAACCCTTCCACACAGGCTAAAAATGTTTCTTTTTCCAGCGAATCCCGCAGTCCGAAGATCATTTTTCCGACTACTTTCCCTGCCGCCAGTTCGATTGACTTTCTGAGTGTCTCCCTCTCTTTGTCCTCCAGCGGAAGTTTGCCAAGGATCTTATGTATGCGCAGCTCCAGATCAGTCGCCGCGTCCTCCTGGATTTCCTGAATCCTCGGGATCAAATCCCTGCCGTCATACCAGTCATAGAATTCTTTCTGCTGTTCCAGAAGAATCGCCTCAGCCTGGTCAAAGGAATCCTTCAGATAGTCACCGACCGCCGTGATCTGAAAATCATCGATGTCATACAGCGTCACATGTTCCATCTCACCGATGGCCGGTTCGATGTCCCTGGGCACAGCAAGATCGATGAAAATAATATCATGCGTAAGATCCGCTTCCCCGAGCAGTTCCCGTGTCAGTGTAAAATTGGGACTTGCTGTCGCACTGACTACCACATGGCATTTTGGCAGCAGATCCATACGCTCTCCGTAATTGATCCGGGCACATCCCTTCGGAATCGTTACCATGCCGCTCCGATACTGCCGTACTGTGACAGTCACCGCAGCACCTGCCCTCTGCATTGTCTGTGCAGCCAGTTTTCCCATCTCTCCATTTCCGATCACCATGCATGTTTTTCCCTGTATCTCATAGCCCTGCTCTTTCAGCATGGAAACTGCACGGTC
The Ruminococcus gauvreauii genome window above contains:
- the hemA gene encoding glutamyl-tRNA reductase, which encodes MMSICMVGIDHNKASVDVRALFSFTKKNAAAAMEQLKCSDGILGCIILSTCNRMEIWASVEEEWEGSLVEELCIIKKVDPTQFGQYFVMRERKDAVNHLFHLTCGLKSQILGEDQIITQVKDALSLARENYMTDSVLEVLFRMAVTAAKKVKTDVTFSRANVTAMDRAVSMLKEQGYEIQGKTCMVIGNGEMGKLAAQTMQRAGAAVTVTVRQYRSGMVTIPKGCARINYGERMDLLPKCHVVVSATASPNFTLTRELLGEADLTHDIIFIDLAVPRDIEPAIGEMEHVTLYDIDDFQITAVGDYLKDSFDQAEAILLEQQKEFYDWYDGRDLIPRIQEIQEDAATDLELRIHKILGKLPLEDKERETLRKSIELAAGKVVGKMIFGLRDSLEKETFLACVEGLEKLYEE